The following nucleotide sequence is from Aspergillus nidulans FGSC A4 chromosome I.
TTTGCGCAGTTTTTGTCGTTCTCTGCGGCCCGATCTTTGAGGCTGGATACGAAGAAGCGACCGAGCCAGGAGCTCCATGGCTGTTGCGACGGCGAAGCTTGCTGTTCAGAGCAGATAGCCCAGTCGGTCTTGAGTTGGCGAGTGAAGAATTGCCAGAAGCCAAAGGTTTAAACTTCGGATCTGCAGAAGCTGAGTCGTGGTATGTACTGACGGTTGTGAGGGGATTGAACGTCACAGTACGAGGAGGCCGGTTCCCTCGCGGTGACGTATTGGAGGATGCAGCATGGTGATATTGAGGGAGCAGAGGGGAAGACTCAGTAGCCGACGCCATTCTATATGTGATTGCATATGGTTGAGCGTTCAATCATGCCAAACGAATGGATTAGGAGTTGAATCGAGTAATTGAGGGGTCAACAAGGAGTTTGGTGGATGGTAAAAGCTGAGCGGATGAGAGAAGGAGCTCCAGCTTTTTGCACGTGCGGCCAGCCTACAAATCGGATGTGACCGTTATAATTGCCAGAGACCTTCAACCATTTACCACTGTGCTTTGGACTTAAGTTATCATCTTATGCTAGAGTAAAAATGTACGGTATACGCAGTTGGAAAAATCAGTCAAGAGAAACGAAGCATGCTTAATGCTCCCGGTCTTTACATACAGATTGCCGTTATGATCATCGCATTTACCAGAGCTTCAAAACGCCCAACAATTACGACATGCAAATCCCAATAATCCCCAATCCGAAAGTTGAAATACCCAATGCAATGGAATAGTACTCCGTAGCCAAGTACGGTAAAGAATTACTTGCGCACGAAACTCCTCTTGCCGCTACTGACCATCCTCATCCCATTAACATGCCCAGTACTGCGGGCCTGTTTCAACCAGGCTTCTCTCGCACCTCGACTCGCCTTTGACGCTTTCGGCGCGAGTGCTGTGTTCGGCTGCTTCCGCGAACTCTCACTATCCAACACACGAATGGCGACATCACCCATTCGCACGTCTTTTggtgccttctccttcttctccaagaacctGAGCTTGGTTGGTTTTTTCTGCGAGAAAACCTCGAATTCGGGTGGAGGTGTCGGCGGTCGGACGTCAGGCACAGCGTTTAGAATGTCGTCGGGGAGAAGGGCGGGAAGCGTCGAGCGCCGAGTGTCCTGAGTGAATGAGCCTTGCAGCGTTGCTGAGCTCTCAGATAGCATATCTTCTGCAGGGGTCCCAGCTCCTGGCATGACCTGAGACGTATGGACTTCTTTTCGTTTAGCTGAGGCTTTAGCTTGTTGTTTGCGCGCTTCGTCCAATTGCCGCCTTTTCTCTCGTTTTGCTTGTTCCTCGCTGACATGCGGTTAGCGATGAATGGGCATTTGTCAAAAGGATCAAGAATACGAACATTTTCCGCGCTTCATCACGTTTCTTAGCTTCAAGCTTTATTTTGTTTAGTTGAGTAGAGTTGTCCACAGTTTCTGGggcttcatcctcgctactatcctcctcgtcaagctgcttctgctgcgcaTCGACCGGGACCTCTGACTCCGCCACGTCAGGCAATACAGGTTCTTCGCTGTCGAATCGAAAGTGTTTCTTCGGCGCTGCTTCCTGCCCGATATCTTCATTCGTCTCCTTCACCATATCCTCAGTTGTTTCTAcactgctcctcttcctgcgTTTGTTACCTTGAGTTTCTGGGCTTCTGGCAAGCGTGGAATTATCAGATTTGCGCTTCCCACTCAACTCAGGCGATCCATTCATTTCAGCATCTTCTGTCGGCGAGACGGCCTGAAATGCTGCTGATCGGCGAGTGGTAACCATTTTCGATTTCGTTGCAGGGAGGGTCTCGTTCGGTTCAGTAGTGGCAGTAGTCGAGTTACCATATGAATTTTGTTCAGGAAATAAGATGCCCTTTGCCGCGGTGACAATCTGTGACAACATAGAGGGGAAGTCGACCGGTTGTTGCGCTTCAGATCGGCTTCCGCGGCGGATCAAAAAGATTTATGAAAATACGTCGGAAATTTGTTCTTCCGAAGGCCCTATCATTCTACTATAAAGTTTACGAGTGATCTGTTTCAGCGGTTCGTCATAATGCATCCTTTTttgggaaaaaaaaatggcTAAGTCAGAAGTAGTCCTCTGAACACTGCGGCTCTGAGGTTCTTTTGGTCATTATGTTGGTCGGCGTTGAATAATTCAAATGGTACAAAAACATATATATCGTCCAGGTATCTCAAGTAAACCCATCCCATAATGTGAACCTTATTCCATGCTCCATAGACGCCAATTTCTTGATGCTTGGTCAATCCCTATATGCCCAGATGCAAATTAAACAGCGTTGATCATCTCATTCCGCTCCATCAGCTCTTCATGTGCAGTCGTAAAGTCATCTTCGCCGATGTCGCTGGTTTCGTCCCAGAACTTCCTGTGCTCGTCGCTATCATCCCCTCGAACAGTCCACATACTTTCTCGTAACCTTTTATTGCGCTCACGATCCTCCTCAATTCGCTGCTCAATCTGCCTCTTGTCTACCCGGATGCCATTCGCCTTCATACCGCGAGGTGTCCCTGTCTTCGACTTTGAAccaggttcttcttcctcttcagcttctaGATCAAGATGTGCTGGGTGTGTTTCTCGATCCTTCAAGCCTGCGTGAATTTCTGCTACCGTTTCGGCGGAGAGCACTTCTTTGGCTTGGAGACCGTTAAGAACTCGGCGCACGTGCTTTACATTGGCGGCACCAGAGCCATCCGCTGGCGCTACGCAATCAACGACTCGGAGGATATCTCGTTGAATCATGTGGACGTAGGGGAGGTGGTCCTCTTTAGTGGCCATTTCGCAGAATTGCTCAATAAAGTATAGGATGTTGGCTCGGTTGTTCATGTTATTCTAGGGAATAGCTTGATCAGTTTTAGATCATGTATGTATATGGCTTAACAGCCATGTGCACTCACTCTTTCAAGCTGCTCTAGAATGCAAGAGTGGAGATCTTCATCCATGTCGCGGTATTTGAGCGCATAATGCGCGGCTTTCTGCGACGATGTAATGGATGCATTGAGATGTTGTAGTTGCGCTGTAAAGCGCATGCGAACTTCAAACGGATCTGCCATCATCGTGTCGAATTCTGCGCTTTTGCGGTTAGAAGATAATTTCTAAATGTATTGCTGAGAGGGAAGATCTGAGAGGCCGCTGATCGAGAGGGGCGGTCAATGAGACGCCGGCAGTTCTGTATGGGAAGTTGGCTTTTACCCGGGCGGTGACCCCGTATTTATCGCAGGACTATGTTAAAATAAGCCAAATTGTTGAGCGGCAGAGAATACCCATGAAAAGAAGTAATGTTGCAAATATAAGAATACTCTGTTGCTACCAACCTCTCTTAAAGCCAAGAGATACCTATATTTGTTCTATGTCCGAGACCCAAATCGCCACCGATCACTCCCGTTCATCAGTACTGGCCGTGGAACAATCAGTTTAAACTAAAACGAAGGCCGCCGGTCCAGTGGCGTCAGTGGAGGAGCAATACTCAAAGCATCATCGCTTTGCAGTAGTCCAATCTCTTCTGCAGTGTCATTTCCCCCGAGAGGACCACTTGTCCATTCGCCCTCCCGAGATGCAGGATCATTAACAACAGACCATACATCCTTTTTTGTTAGTAGCCCATGGAGGAAACCTTTGTTTACAAATAAGACATAACGGAGGCCAAGTCTTTGAAACATGCGCAGCACTATTAGGAAGGTTGTACCGCTGTTCAGCGTGATAGGGGTTTGGTCCATCCAAGGTCGAAGGTCGAGCGTATCCATCGGGTCCGCAAATGGTTGATGCGCAAAAAAGACCGGAGTTGCGCTAGagagctcttctccagatgGAGATGTGGGGTTCTTCAGGGCGTAAGAAAGCTCGTTGCGTGAGACATAGCCAAGGAGAACGGGGTTCGAGGCTTCCATAACGACGGGAAATCCGCGGTATGAGGTAGTCTGAAGAAGGTTTCGAAGAGAGCCAACCGTATGACCGACGGCGGTAAGGACTGTAAGGTCATCTGTTTTTGTCATGACGGCATGGGCAGGTACATCGGGAGGAGCGGTGTCCTCACGGTGATCAAGGAAAGGATACTCGTTGAGCTGGATCCACGATTCATAGATACCGCGCTTTCCAAATATATCCCCGCACCATTTGGACAACATAACTGCGATCATGATGGGGATGACATACGTAAGGGCCCCTGTAAGTTCAAACATAATGACGACAATTGATACGGTCATTCTTGTAGCGCCGCCAAGGGCTGAAGCCGCCCCGACAATTGCGTAGAGTCCCGGAGTCACGCAAGGGATATCAGGCTCACAGTTcccgaagaggaaaaaaCCAGGGTAAGAGTCCTGCCAGATTTTGAAAGCCGTTCCTAGAGCACGCCCATACAGAGCACCGATTGCGAATGATGGAAGGATAATACCAGCAGGGATATCAAGCCCAAATGTGATTGTCGTGAGGAAAAATCCTAGGACAGCAGCTACAAGCAAAAGAGCTACTGTACCAGCTGACGCTGCCCCAGTCTTGCAAAGACCGAAATGGTCAGGAGTTCCTGCACTGCATTCGGCGAACAGCGAATGGACAAGTTCCGAGTTTTGAGCTC
It contains:
- a CDS encoding uncharacterized protein (transcript_id=CADANIAT00006676), with the translated sequence MLSQIVTAAKGILFPEQNSYGNSTTATTEPNETLPATKSKMVTTRRSAAFQAVSPTEDAEMNGSPELSGKRKSDNSTLARSPETQGNKRRKRSSVETTEDMVKETNEDIGQEAAPKKHFRFDSEEPVLPDVAESEVPVDAQQKQLDEEDSSEDEAPETVDNSTQLNKIKLEAKKRDEARKIEEQAKREKRRQLDEARKQQAKASAKRKEVHTSQVMPGAGTPAEDMLSESSATLQGSFTQDTRRSTLPALLPDDILNAVPDVRPPTPPPEFEVFSQKKPTKLRFLEKKEKAPKDVRMGDVAIRVLDSESSRKQPNTALAPKASKASRGAREAWLKQARSTGHVNGMRMVSSGKRSFVRK
- a CDS encoding CTD kinase subunit gamma (transcript_id=CADANIAT00006677); this encodes MMADPFEVRMRFTAQLQHLNASITSSQKAAHYALKYRDMDEDLHSCILEQLERNNMNNRANILYFIEQFCEMATKEDHLPYVHMIQRDILRVVDCVAPADGSGAANVKHVRRVLNGLQAKEVLSAETVAEIHAGLKDRETHPAHLDLEAEEEEEPGSKSKTGTPRGMKANGIRVDKRQIEQRIEEDRERNKRLRESMWTVRGDDSDEHRKFWDETSDIGEDDFTTAHEELMERNEMINAV